In Desulfosudis oleivorans Hxd3, the DNA window GCTGGATGCCTACCGGCCGAACGCGGAATCGGCCTCGGCCTATTCGATAGAGGATCACCCGCATCTGCACAATGGTGTGGGGCGAGAGCTCTTTGAGGCGTTTCGAAAAGAAGTGATGGCGCTCAATCCCGTAGTCAGCGAAGAATTTCTGAAACTTTATGTGGCCTATAAAGCCGAGACCAACTTTGTCGATGTGGTTCCGCAGGCAAAGCGGCTCCGGCTATCGCTGAATATGCCGTTTGCCGATATTACCGACCCGCGCGGCATATGCAAGGACGTTTCCGGCCTTGGCCGCTGGGGAAATGGCGATGTGGAAGTAGGGTTCAGCTCGATGGAAGAACTGCCTTATCTCATGGGGCTGGTTCGCCAGTCCTTCGAACGACAAATGGATAATGGAAACGTGCAATGACCCCTGCCGGATACACCGAAGACGCCCTGATCGAACAGCCGGCCATCGCCCTGTTTAAAGAACTGGGATGGGAAACGGTCAATGCCTATCACGAGTTTGAACAGGGCGGGAGCACGCTGGGCCGGGAGACAAAAGGCGAGGTCATCCTTGCTCTCCGGCTGCGGAGTGCCCTGCTGCGCCTTAACCCGGACGCGCCGACCGAGGCCATTGACCAGACCATTGAAGACCTGACCCGGGACCGTTCGCGCATGAGCCCGGCGGCCGCCAACCGGGAGGTCTATCATCTGCTTAAACACGGCGTGCGCGTTCCCGTGCCCGACCCCGAAGGCGACGGTGAAACGGTAGAAGTGGTGCGAATCATCGACTGGGAGAACCCGGGCAAAAACGACTTTCTGCTCTGCTCGCAGTTCTGGGTGACCGGCGAGATGTATACCCGCCGGGCCGACCTGGTGGGTTTTGTCAACGGCCTGCCCTTGCTGTTTATCGAACTTAAAGCAACACACCGCCGCCTGGAAACCGCCTTTACCGGCAACCTGAACGATTATAAAGATACCATTCCTCAGATGTTCTGGCCGAATGGCCTGGTCATACTTTCCAACGGCAGCCAGAGCCGGGTGGGCAGTATCACCGCCGGATGGGAACACTTTTCCGAGTGGAAGAAAATCGGCAGCGAGGATGAGGCGGGCAAAATCTCGCTGGAGACCATGCTGCGCGGCGTGTGCGAACCGGCCAGGCTGCTGGACCTGGTAGAGAACTTCACCCTGTTTCAGGAAGCGCCCGGCGGGCTGATCAAGCTGACGGCCAAGAATCATCAGTACCTTGGGGTCAACAACGCGCTGGCCGCCCTGACCGACATTCGGCAACGGGAAGGCAAACTGGGCGTGTTCTGGCATACCCAGGGCAGCGGCAAGAGCGTTTCCATGATCTTTTTTGCCCAGAAGGTGATGCGCAAGCAGCCGGGCAACTGGACCTTTGTGATTGTCACCGACCGCCAGGAACTGGACGGACAGATTTACAAAAATTTCGCTTCGGCCGGGGTTGTCACCGAAGGCCGCGCCCAGGCCGAAAGCAGCAAGCACCTGCGGCAGTTGCTGGGTGAGGATCACCGCTATATTTTTACCCTGATCCACAAATTCCGTGCGCCGGAGATGATCTCCACCCGCGACGACATCATCGTCATCACTGACGAAGCCCACCGCAGCCAGTATGATACTCTGGCGCTGAACATGCGCACGGCTTTGCCGAACGCGGCTTTTCTGGCCTTTACCGGCACGCCGCTGATCGTAGGCGAGGAGAAGACGCGGCAGGTATTCGGTGATTACATCAGTGTTTATGATTTCCGTCAGTCGGTGATTGACGGCGCCACAGTGCCCCTCTATTACGAAAACCGCATTCCTGAACTGCAACTGGTCAACGACAACCTCAACGAGGAGATGGCGCGCCTGCTGGAAGAGGCGGAACTGGATGAGGCCCAGGAGAAAAAACTGGAACGGGAATTTTCCCGGGAGTACCACCTGATCACCCGCGATGACCGGCTGGAGGCTGTGGCCAAGGACATTGTCGCGCATTTCACCGGTCGGGGCTTTTCCGGCAAGGGTATGGTGATCTGCATTGACAAGGCCACGGCCATCCGCATGTACGATAAAGTGAAAAAACACTGGGCGGCAAAGATCGCCACCCTGGAGGCGGAAAAGGATACGGCGCCGATTGAAGCCCTGCCTGAAACCGAAGATCGCCTTGCCTGGATGAAAGAGACCGATATGGCAGTGGTGGTTTCGCAGGGGCAGAACGAAATCGCCGAAATGGCGAACAAGGGGCTGGACATCCGCCCGCACCGCAAGCGCGTGGTCGAAGAAGACCTGGATACCAAGTTCAAAAAACCGGACGATCCGTTCCGGCTGGTATTTGTCTGCGCCATGTGGATGACCGGCTTTGACGTGCCAAGCTGTTCCACCCTCTATCTTGACAAGCCCATGCGCAATCACACGCTGATGCAGACCATTGCCCGAGCCAACCGGGTCTATCCCGGCAAGGTCAGCGGCCTGATCGTGGATTATGCCGGGGTGTTCCGAAACCTTGAAAAGGCGCTGGCCATTTATGGCGCCGGCGAGGGCGGCGACAAGCCGATTGAAGATAAGGCCGCGCTGGTGGCGGCGCTGCGGCAGGTATTGGAAGAAACCGGGGCCTTGTGTCAGGAACAGGGGGTGGGTCTTGCGGCCATTCGATCTGCTGATGGGTTTGCCCGCGTGGGCCTGCTTGATGATGCCGTGGAGGCGCTGGTTGTTTCAGAAGAGATCAAGCGCCGTTATCTTGACCTGGCCAATGCCGTGCAGCGGCTGTATAAGGCTGTGCTGCCCGACCCGGCCGCGCATGCGTTTGTCGCCGAGGTGACGCCCGTCAAGGTGATTGCGGATAAAATCCGCGTTTTGGCACCGCCGGCCGACATCTCCCAGGTCATGCAACAGGTGGAGGAACTGCTTGACCGCTCCATTGCCACTGAGGGTTACGTCTTTCGCGAGATTGTTCCGCCTTTTGGCCACGAGCACCAGATTGACTTGAGTGATATTGACTTTGAAAAGCTGGCTGAGAAATTTAAGACCGGCCGCAAGCGCACCATCAATGAAAAGCTCAAAGGGGCTGTGGCGAGGAAACTCATGATCATGGTGCGGCTCAACCGCACTCGCATGGATTATCTGGAAAAGTTCCAGGCGATGATCGACGCCTACAACGCCGGCAGCCTCAATGCCGAGGCGTTCTTTGAACAACTGATGGCTTTTGCCGGGAGCCTGAATGAAGAAGAAAAACGCGGCGTAAGTGAACAATTAAATGAGGAAGAGCTGGTACTGTTTGACCTTTTAACCAAACCACGGATTGAAATGAGCGAGGCGGATCGCAACAAGGTGAAAGTCACTGCCCGGGAACTGCTGGCCACACTCAAAACTGGCAAACTGGTGCTGGACTGGCGCAAGCGGCAACAGGCGCGGGCTGAAGTCCGAGTCCCCATTGAAAAGGTGCTTGATAAGGGGCTGCCAAGGGCCTACACACCGGAACTGTTTGAGCAAAAAACAGCGGCTGTTTTCCAGCATGTCTATGAGGCTTACTGTGGTGCGGGACAAAGTATTTACGCGGCGGCATAAAAAACCATCCGAATAATGTGCTGCAACAGGTTGTTGATCCGCCTACTCTGTAAAAATAATAATCCGGCATTAGCAACAGGAGAAAATTTATGTCCCCGGAAGCTCAAGCGGCATTTGCGGAATGTGGCGCCTTTTACCGTGATACGGTGCTGCCCACGACGATTTTATCGCTTTATAAGACAGGCACACTGTTCCGCGAGTTGACATTTTGCGACGCAACTTACAAATTCGGTGGATTTGCTGCAGCAGATCGTTATCTCATCATTTCCGCCAACGCTCACTGCATTGACGAACTCTCTGAGCATCCTGAATGGGGTTTATGTGTTTGGCAAACAGGTAGCATCTTCAAAGTTATTGGGCACCACCAGAGCGATCGCCATTCACAAATTACTCTACTTGAAGTTCCCGAGGAGTTTCTCGATGAGTTTTTAACGCCGGATCTATCCGAGATGGAACAGTACTTTTCAAGAGGGGCTGAAGAGCAGTTCCAGGCAGCCTTGCAAACAGAGGCGTTGGAAGAGCATCAAACCCGGCTGTGGTTAGATCGCTTAATATTCCCGGTCGGGGTAGATGACGATGGGCACTTCTTCGAGTGTTGGCATCATAGCAACTAACCATTCACTGGTGCGGACACAAAAAGCCAGGTGACATTGTGCAACCGTTCTCCGCAATAAAATGCTTGACACCTGTTGCTTTAAAGCTACAATACAACCATGGATGATTCCAGAATAGAACTCCGCGAATATTTAACCGAAGACGGAGACAACCCCTTCCATAAATGGCTTAATTCACTGAAAGACCGATTCGCACGTGCGCGAATTCGCGTTCGATTGAATCGTGTAAGGCTTGGAAACTTTGGTGATTGCAAACCTGTTGGAAAAGGTGTGAATGAGTTACGGGTGGATTATGGCCCAGGATATCGGGTTTATTATGGGAAATCGGAGATGACCATCGTGATTTTACTGTGCGGAGGTTCTAAAAAATCTCAGTCAAAAGATATTCAGTTGGCACAAGCATATTGGGCTGATTTCCAAAGGAGAACGAAATGAAAAAAGTAACAGAGAAATACGAAAATAATCTCAAAGCAGATCTTCTCGATCCTGTTGAGGCCGCAGAATATTTAAATGCCGCACTGGCGGATGGTTCCCATGAGGTGTTCTTAATGGCCTTAAAAGACGTTGCAAATGCAAAGGGTATTTCTGAAATTGCACGAGAAACAAAACTCAACCGTGAAAATCTTTATCGAATTCTTTCAACACAAGGCAATCCAAAATTTAAAAGCCTAAGTTCTGTGCTTCATAGTGTCGGCTTGAAACTGTCTGTTGAAGTAGAAAATCGAGCTTAAAAACTATTCTGCAAACATATCAACTTGGCCGTCCCCCTGAACTTGGCGGCTGATCTTAGGCGTTTGCCTTAAAAAACCCGGGGCGATCCGACTGAATATAACTTTCTGTTGATCAGGCAATCCCATGACCCGACCCATTTATCTTGATTACAACGGCACCACGCCCCTTGATCCGGAAGTGCTTGAGGCCATGCGGCCCTTCTGGGAAACGGAATTCGGCAACCCGTCCAGTGCCCACTGGTACGGTATTCGGCCCAGGCAGGCCGTGGAAGCGGCCCGGCGCCAGGTGGCGGGTTTGCTCGGCTGCCTTGCCGAAGAGGTCCTTTTCACCTCCGGCGGTACGGAATCCAACAACCACGCCATACTGGGCATGGCCCGGGCCCTGAGGCATAAGGGCCGCCACATTGTCACCAGCACCATTGAGCACCCGGCGGTGCTGGAGGTGTGCCAATACCTGGAAAAAGAAGGCTTTGAAACCACGCGAGTTGCGGTGAATGAGTTGGGCATGGTGGACCCGGCAGCCGCGGAACAGGCCATTCGGCCTGACACCATTCTGGTGACCATCATGCATGCCAACAACGAAGTGGGCACGGTGCAGCCCATTGCCGAAATTTCCGAACGGGTAAGAGCACGCGGCATTACCATGCACACGGACGCGGCCCAGTCCCTGGGCAAAATCCCGGTGAATGTTTCAACCCTGGGCGTGGACCTGCTGTCTGTTGCCGGGCACAAGATTTACGCGCCCAAGGGCATCGGCGCCCTTTATATAAAAAAAGGGCTGGCCCTGGAAAAGTTCTGCCACGGCGCTGGCCAGGAAACCGGCCGGCGGGCCGGAACCGAAAACGTGACCGGCATTGTCGGTCTGGGCAAAGCCTGTGAAATTGCGACCAGGGATCTGGAAGTGAACCGGGTACACATGAAGGATATGCGCGACCGGCTGCACAGCGGGATCAGCGAGCGGGTGGCGGATATGCGGTTAAACGGCCACCCTGAAAACCGGCTGCCCAACACGTTAAGCATGGCCTTTAAAGAGCTGGAAGCAAACCGCCTGCTGGAGGAGATCTGTCTGGAGGTGGCGGCCTCGGCCGGGGCCGCCTGTCACAGCGACACGGTCACCCTTTCCCATGTGCTGGAGGCCATGGGCGTGCCTGTGGAATGGGCCAAGGGCACCCTGCGGTTTTCAACGGGCCGCATGACCACTGCCGAAGAGATCGACCGGACCGTGGAGGTGGTGGCCGAAGCGGTGGCCCGGCTGCGTAAATCATAACGAAACCATCACAAAAGGAGAACATCATGAAACTGCCGGAGTATATAACCGTTGATGAGGTAAAACGGGTCTGCAATGAAATCGGTTTGCGGGACTGGTCCGAAATCACTGACCCGTCTGTTTCGGAGGCGGAAGCGTCCACGATCCTTAAGATAGTGAATGTCCAGGGAATGGATATCCCTCTGGAGGCCTTTCGAAAGGGGCTGGAGGTGGAGCTTGAACATGGGACAAGGTTTGAGGATGCGAATGTAACGAACAATCACCCGGTTTTGACGGGAAAAATCGTGCTCGCGCATCTCAAAGAGACCATGGATTATTATGAAAGAATCGAGGTCGCGGAAATAGAAGGCGATTTATTAAAAGCGGTGTTGTCGAAAAATATCGACAAAATCGGCTCGAAATACAAAAAGCTCATAGAGGCTCAGAAAGCACTGAATCAATCGGTTGCCGAACAATTAAAAAGAGGCGACTAGCCCCGGCGTGACAACCGCATAAAAAAGCGCGCGACAATTGCCGGCATCGGGAAAGGATCAGGGTCATGCATCAACGCCCCTCATTAAAACCGGATTGGATCAAGCACCTGGAAGATCGTATCGCGGGGCGGGTGCCCTACCCGCCCGCGCTCCTTTCTTCAGTCAAGCTGTTCATTATTACGCCGGCTTTGTACCTTTCTTTTAAACAGGTCGGCTGGTTCCCCAACGCTTCGGCATGGGTGTTTTTCCTGTTTCTGTGTTTCTGGGCGCTGGATTACCTGGCTGCAAGCGTTACGCGGGCCCGCTGCCCGGATTCGGCATTTGACCGTATTTACAACCGTATTACCGACTACCCCCTGTTGTTCATGGTGGCCCTGGCTTGCATGGGGATTGTGCCCTCCGCCTTGATCATCGCCAAGTTATCACTGGACTGCATCCTGCTGGTTCAGTTCTTTCTTAATCCGCATTCCACGGAAAACTGGATCCGTTCGACCATTTCTTATACGGTTCTGGTGTCCCTGCTGTTTCTCAGCCAGGGATGGGCGGGCGGCTATATAAACGCGGAATTCGTCAACGCGCTGCTGCTGGTCAACATCGCCTTCGCCGCCATCATCGGGTTGTACAACGTCCGGATGTTCCAGCTGCGGTTTGTTGCGGATGTGCTGTCCGGGGCCAACCTGCTGTGCGGCCTGTTCAGCATGTATTTCGCGTATTACGGCAGGATTGAAATCAGCCTGCTGTTCCTGCTGATGGGGGAGCTGTTTGACGGGTTTGACGGCGCCGCGGCCCGGAAATTCGGCGGCACACGCTGGGGTGTCTATTCGGACGACATTGCCGACGGCGTGAACTACGGGATTGCCCCGGGGGTTGCCCTGTTTTTCATCATCGGGGGATGGGAGGGGTTTGTCACCGGTTTTATTTACGGGTTTTTCACGATTTCGCGGCTTGTCTATTTCACACTCAACAAGGAAGCGGCGGACCCGGACTTCTTTTCCGGTGTTCCCAGCCCCATCGGCGGACTGATCGTCATCTGTTCGTTGATCCTTTTTCAATCAGCACCTGTCCTGCTCGGCCTGTCCGTGGGTATCGCATGCGTACAGATGGTATCGTTTGATGCTTATTACCGCCATGTTGGCCGGGCCTTCTTCAGCGGTCAGAAACAATATATTCTTGGGCTTCCGCTCTATGCCATGGCCCTGATTCTGGGGGCCTTTGTATGGGGAATCCGTGTTTCCGTCGCCCTCCTGCTGGTGATCGCCCTGGCTTACGGATTTGCCCCATCGTACAGACGGATAAAACAGGTCATGACCAAAAGTGCCGCATCGGAATAAGGGACGCCCGGACCTTGAACGATATAAACAAAGCCGACAGCCAGGACCCCCTGCGGGTAATCGTGCTTTACTCCGCCGGTCACCTCGGCAGCACGATGATTTTAAACCGCCTCTTAACCATGCCGGCCTATGATGTTGTGGGCGTCATCAAGGCCCAGCCCATTGCCTTTTCGTTTACCGGTATCAGAAAAATCAGAAAACACCTGAAAAAAGTGGGCTGGCGTTTTGCGTGGCGGCGGTGAGGTATAAAATCCTTTGATCAATTACCTTTGACACCTCCCCGGTCAATATATATTATGCCTCAAATATTCTATATTCTTTATAAGAACAGGGGTCGGCGTCCAAATCGTGTGCAAAAAAAACGAAGGGTCTTAACTAAAACAGGAGCGGCTATCAGCCCGGAAATTTCGGCAATACGTTAAGGATATCATCCATGTTCAGCATCTTTCCTAAAGACGATCACGACCAGACTTTAAGAATCAAACGCTTTCTCATGGCCTTTGGCGCATATGTTATATGGAGCGCTATCTGCTACGTTGGTTATTTTTTAGGATTAACCAAGGTGCCGTTGTACATCCTGTCTGCCGGTGTTGCAGGCAGCTTTATCGTAAATATTCTATTATATTTAATCTTCAGAACCGGATTAAATAAAAAGTTCCAAGACAAGAGCCTGACCCTTATCCAGATGGTGATAGCCACCTTCTGGATCATGGTGGTTGTGTATTACGCCTATGAGGCCAGAAGCGCGGTCCTTCTTGTTTATATGGTTGTGCTTGTGTTCGGACTTTTCAGGTTGAGAATCCGGCAATTTCTTTTTCTGTCGATTTTTGCCCTGGTTAATTTTTCCGCGGTTATTTTTGTACTTTATAAATTACAGCCCGGATACATCAATGTTAGAGTGGACATATTCAACATTGTGGTCCTGGCGTTTATTCTTCCATGGTTTTCCGTGGTCGGCGGATACATCACCAACCTCAGGGCCAGCATTTCCAGGGCCTTTACAACCATTGAGCTGCTGACGAACAACATCGAAGATATCGTTTTCGTTGTGGATTTGGATCTGAATTATACCTATGTCAGTCCTTCTGTTAAAATTCTGAGGGGATACGAACCGGAAGCGGTGATGAAACAGGCGCTGTCCGATTCCTTTGCCCCTTCCTCCCTGGATTTGGCCATGAGGACGCTATCCGAAGCCGTGGCGCTGGGAAAATCAGGCGGTACAGAATACAACAAATCCCGGACGCTCCAGTTGGAAATCAAGAAAAAAGACGGGACTACCGTGTGGACGGAAACAAAATTTTCCTTTGTCCGGGATAAAAACAAACAAACGGTTGGTATTCTGGGGGTAAGCCGGGATATTACCGAACGCAGGCTCGCCGAAGAAAAGATTCGATACCTGGCCACGCACGACAACCTGACGGAACTCCCCAACCGCACCCTGTTCGGTCAGATGTTAGGTCGGGCAATCAAGTTTGCTCAGCGTTATCAGCGGCAGTTTGCCGTTTTATTCATCGATCTGGACCGATTCAAGATTATTAATGATACCATGGGGCACGATGCCGGTGACCAGCTGTTGAAAGAGATCGCCAGCAGGTTTAGACAATCGCTGCGGGCAGTTGATGTTGTTGGTCGGCTAAACGAAAAAGACAGTGTTGTCGGCCGTCTGGGGGGAGACGAATTTGTTGTACTGATCGAGGAAGTGACGAACCTGAGCCAGGTGGCAACCGTCGCCCAAAAAATACTGAACACCGCCATTAAACCGATGGTTCTTCTGGGGGAAGAGTGTCGGGTAACAGCCAGCATCGGCATCAGCGTATACCCGGATGATGGAGAGGACGAACGCACCCTGATGAAAAAAGCGGACATGGCCATGTACTTTGCCAAAGAAGAAGGCAAGAATAACTTCCAGTTTTATTCTCAAAACACACATTCACCGGCATTTGAACGTTTTTTCGTCGAAGCGGAATTGCGTCATGCGCTGGAGCGCAATGAACTGTATTTAGACTATCAGGCCAAATTGGATTTCAAAACCGGCGCCATCACGGGTTCTGAAGCCCTGCTGCGCTGGCGGAACCCCGGACTGGGTTTAGTGGCACCAACGCAATTCCTTCCGGTAGCCGAAGAAACCGGATTGATCGTACCCATCGGCAGATGGGTAATGAAGACCGCCTGCGCCCAGAATGTCGCCTGGCAGCGTCAGGGGCTGCCACCGGTCACCGTGGCAGTCAACTTATCGCTTCGTCAACTCATGGACGATAAACTCATAGAAGATATCAGGACCGCGTTGGAAGCTTCCGGCATGGCGCCCAACCTTCTGGAGCTGGAAATCACTGAGAGCATTGTAATGCATAAGCCCGCGCCCCTGATTGAATTGCTGGCCAGGATAAAAAGCCTGGGTGTACGGATTGCGCTTGACGATTTCGGCACCGGCTACTCTTCCCTCGCCCAGATAAAACACCTTCCAGTCGACACCCTCAAAGTGGACCGATCGTTCATTCGCAACCTTCAGCAAAACCCGGACGACAGAGAGATTATCGAAGCGGTCATCGCCATGGGCAGGGCGCTGAGTCTTAATGTTATTGCCGAAGGCGTGGAGACGCTGGCTCAGGACACCTATCTGCGAGAACATATCTGCGATGAGATGCAGGGGTTTTATTTCAGTAAGCCGGTTGCGCCTGATCAGTTTGCCGATCTGTTGAGTAAGCATACGACACCATCGTCAACATGATCAATACCGGCCTGCGGGCCGTCAGAAAACCCTGGGCGCGCTTGATGCACAAAATATATGAGGTCGATCCGCTATTGTGCCCAGATGCCAGGGGACAATGCAGCTATCTGGCCCGCCAGGCGTTCCAGGCATTTCGAACAAGGTTGGGGGCCAGACCTACCAGCAGCGAGGCCCAGCCGGCCGGCGGTTTTTTATAGTCCGGCACTTCGGCCATTTTAACGGCCTTTTTCCTGTCGCAGGCCAGGGCGCACAGCCCGCACCCCACGCACCGCTGAACCTGATGAACAAGGGTTTTTCCTTTCACATCCACGGTGATGGCGCCCATGGGGCAGGCCCTGGCGCACTTGCCGCAGTGATCACAGGCAGCAACGTCAAATTCCGGAATAAAATGGGCCGGCGCAATCATGCCCGGCATGTTGAACTCACTGACCGTGCGCATCATGTGGCAGCAGCAGCCGCAGCAGGAACAGGAGCAGGCCGGGCCTTTCCCGGAATCCTCGTTGAACATCCAGCTCACCAGGCCGCTGGCCTCGGCCTTTGCCTTGATATCGAGAAGCTCCTGCTTTTCCACCTGCCGCATCATGCCGGCGTTGATCACGACACGAGCCGCGTTGCCGAACACCGAACAGTTCTCCATGGGCCGGCCGCACTCCCGGTCCACCATCTTTTCCGTCAGCCGGCACTGGCACAGGCCCACGGCAAAAATATCATACCGGTCCAGCACCGCCTCCAGCCGGTCCGAAGGCCAGGCCACGGGCAGGGCGCTCAAAGTCCGCATCACGGGCAGATAGCGCACCGCCGGGCTGGGGAACTTTAAAAAATCGGTCAAAAACCCGGTCTCCCACAGCGCCTCGAAAAGCACGGCAAACTGTTTGTGCCAGTCGGTCAGCGTGTCCGTGGCGGGTCGCATCA includes these proteins:
- a CDS encoding type II toxin-antitoxin system RelE/ParE family toxin, which encodes MDDSRIELREYLTEDGDNPFHKWLNSLKDRFARARIRVRLNRVRLGNFGDCKPVGKGVNELRVDYGPGYRVYYGKSEMTIVILLCGGSKKSQSKDIQLAQAYWADFQRRTK
- a CDS encoding addiction module antidote protein, yielding MKKVTEKYENNLKADLLDPVEAAEYLNAALADGSHEVFLMALKDVANAKGISEIARETKLNRENLYRILSTQGNPKFKSLSSVLHSVGLKLSVEVENRA
- a CDS encoding CDP-alcohol phosphatidyltransferase family protein; the encoded protein is MHQRPSLKPDWIKHLEDRIAGRVPYPPALLSSVKLFIITPALYLSFKQVGWFPNASAWVFFLFLCFWALDYLAASVTRARCPDSAFDRIYNRITDYPLLFMVALACMGIVPSALIIAKLSLDCILLVQFFLNPHSTENWIRSTISYTVLVSLLFLSQGWAGGYINAEFVNALLLVNIAFAAIIGLYNVRMFQLRFVADVLSGANLLCGLFSMYFAYYGRIEISLLFLLMGELFDGFDGAAARKFGGTRWGVYSDDIADGVNYGIAPGVALFFIIGGWEGFVTGFIYGFFTISRLVYFTLNKEAADPDFFSGVPSPIGGLIVICSLILFQSAPVLLGLSVGIACVQMVSFDAYYRHVGRAFFSGQKQYILGLPLYAMALILGAFVWGIRVSVALLLVIALAYGFAPSYRRIKQVMTKSAASE
- a CDS encoding cysteine desulfurase family protein, encoding MTRPIYLDYNGTTPLDPEVLEAMRPFWETEFGNPSSAHWYGIRPRQAVEAARRQVAGLLGCLAEEVLFTSGGTESNNHAILGMARALRHKGRHIVTSTIEHPAVLEVCQYLEKEGFETTRVAVNELGMVDPAAAEQAIRPDTILVTIMHANNEVGTVQPIAEISERVRARGITMHTDAAQSLGKIPVNVSTLGVDLLSVAGHKIYAPKGIGALYIKKGLALEKFCHGAGQETGRRAGTENVTGIVGLGKACEIATRDLEVNRVHMKDMRDRLHSGISERVADMRLNGHPENRLPNTLSMAFKELEANRLLEEICLEVAASAGAACHSDTVTLSHVLEAMGVPVEWAKGTLRFSTGRMTTAEEIDRTVEVVAEAVARLRKS
- a CDS encoding type I restriction endonuclease subunit R, with the protein product MTPAGYTEDALIEQPAIALFKELGWETVNAYHEFEQGGSTLGRETKGEVILALRLRSALLRLNPDAPTEAIDQTIEDLTRDRSRMSPAAANREVYHLLKHGVRVPVPDPEGDGETVEVVRIIDWENPGKNDFLLCSQFWVTGEMYTRRADLVGFVNGLPLLFIELKATHRRLETAFTGNLNDYKDTIPQMFWPNGLVILSNGSQSRVGSITAGWEHFSEWKKIGSEDEAGKISLETMLRGVCEPARLLDLVENFTLFQEAPGGLIKLTAKNHQYLGVNNALAALTDIRQREGKLGVFWHTQGSGKSVSMIFFAQKVMRKQPGNWTFVIVTDRQELDGQIYKNFASAGVVTEGRAQAESSKHLRQLLGEDHRYIFTLIHKFRAPEMISTRDDIIVITDEAHRSQYDTLALNMRTALPNAAFLAFTGTPLIVGEEKTRQVFGDYISVYDFRQSVIDGATVPLYYENRIPELQLVNDNLNEEMARLLEEAELDEAQEKKLEREFSREYHLITRDDRLEAVAKDIVAHFTGRGFSGKGMVICIDKATAIRMYDKVKKHWAAKIATLEAEKDTAPIEALPETEDRLAWMKETDMAVVVSQGQNEIAEMANKGLDIRPHRKRVVEEDLDTKFKKPDDPFRLVFVCAMWMTGFDVPSCSTLYLDKPMRNHTLMQTIARANRVYPGKVSGLIVDYAGVFRNLEKALAIYGAGEGGDKPIEDKAALVAALRQVLEETGALCQEQGVGLAAIRSADGFARVGLLDDAVEALVVSEEIKRRYLDLANAVQRLYKAVLPDPAAHAFVAEVTPVKVIADKIRVLAPPADISQVMQQVEELLDRSIATEGYVFREIVPPFGHEHQIDLSDIDFEKLAEKFKTGRKRTINEKLKGAVARKLMIMVRLNRTRMDYLEKFQAMIDAYNAGSLNAEAFFEQLMAFAGSLNEEEKRGVSEQLNEEELVLFDLLTKPRIEMSEADRNKVKVTARELLATLKTGKLVLDWRKRQQARAEVRVPIEKVLDKGLPRAYTPELFEQKTAAVFQHVYEAYCGAGQSIYAAA
- a CDS encoding DUF5661 family protein, whose product is MKLPEYITVDEVKRVCNEIGLRDWSEITDPSVSEAEASTILKIVNVQGMDIPLEAFRKGLEVELEHGTRFEDANVTNNHPVLTGKIVLAHLKETMDYYERIEVAEIEGDLLKAVLSKNIDKIGSKYKKLIEAQKALNQSVAEQLKRGD
- a CDS encoding 4Fe-4S dicluster domain-containing protein — protein: MSPNGKILKNTEDVEKIPKFSNRFIRVNAGIIGPCEPKPKTVVYRNVGAYPSTPRAYLDVAKHYSSPLVIGPPVCDELVALVQHMFTEDEARLVRHLKPYPFGRTAEKVAKKENRPESEVRAVLNQLAVEKRLIVAHGPEDKKLYDILPILPGTFEMALMRPATDTLTDWHKQFAVLFEALWETGFLTDFLKFPSPAVRYLPVMRTLSALPVAWPSDRLEAVLDRYDIFAVGLCQCRLTEKMVDRECGRPMENCSVFGNAARVVINAGMMRQVEKQELLDIKAKAEASGLVSWMFNEDSGKGPACSCSCCGCCCHMMRTVSEFNMPGMIAPAHFIPEFDVAACDHCGKCARACPMGAITVDVKGKTLVHQVQRCVGCGLCALACDRKKAVKMAEVPDYKKPPAGWASLLVGLAPNLVRNAWNAWRAR
- a CDS encoding putative bifunctional diguanylate cyclase/phosphodiesterase translates to MFSIFPKDDHDQTLRIKRFLMAFGAYVIWSAICYVGYFLGLTKVPLYILSAGVAGSFIVNILLYLIFRTGLNKKFQDKSLTLIQMVIATFWIMVVVYYAYEARSAVLLVYMVVLVFGLFRLRIRQFLFLSIFALVNFSAVIFVLYKLQPGYINVRVDIFNIVVLAFILPWFSVVGGYITNLRASISRAFTTIELLTNNIEDIVFVVDLDLNYTYVSPSVKILRGYEPEAVMKQALSDSFAPSSLDLAMRTLSEAVALGKSGGTEYNKSRTLQLEIKKKDGTTVWTETKFSFVRDKNKQTVGILGVSRDITERRLAEEKIRYLATHDNLTELPNRTLFGQMLGRAIKFAQRYQRQFAVLFIDLDRFKIINDTMGHDAGDQLLKEIASRFRQSLRAVDVVGRLNEKDSVVGRLGGDEFVVLIEEVTNLSQVATVAQKILNTAIKPMVLLGEECRVTASIGISVYPDDGEDERTLMKKADMAMYFAKEEGKNNFQFYSQNTHSPAFERFFVEAELRHALERNELYLDYQAKLDFKTGAITGSEALLRWRNPGLGLVAPTQFLPVAEETGLIVPIGRWVMKTACAQNVAWQRQGLPPVTVAVNLSLRQLMDDKLIEDIRTALEASGMAPNLLELEITESIVMHKPAPLIELLARIKSLGVRIALDDFGTGYSSLAQIKHLPVDTLKVDRSFIRNLQQNPDDREIIEAVIAMGRALSLNVIAEGVETLAQDTYLREHICDEMQGFYFSKPVAPDQFADLLSKHTTPSST